A window of Mesotoga sp. Brook.08.105.5.1 genomic DNA:
GTCGGCATATCAGATCACTTCGACCCTTACGTCTCTCAGGAAGTCTGCTTGCAGCCCGAAGAAACGGGGGGCTATCTGAAGGAGATCAAGAGCTTTGAGGGGAAGTTTCCCATCAAGATACTTGCCGGGCTTGAACTGGGTCTTCAGTCCCAGGGTATTCTCTTGCCTTTTGAGGAGATGGATTTCTTCATCTACTCAGTCCACACGGTTCCGGGAAGGCCAGATCTGAAGACTCTTGAAGACCCTTGGGATATCTACCTTCGCGAGGCGACTCTAGCAGTTGATTTGATCGAGAAACCGGGTTTTCTTGGCCATCTCGATTTCCTCAGAAGGCATATTCCTTACGCAAAGCCTCCTAGATCCGGACCGCAGATGGATCAGCTGCTTATGAAGCTGGTATCCTGTCATGTGGGGCTTGAAGTCAATACTTCGGGCTGGATGTACGGAATCGGAGACCCTACCCCTCAATCATGGGTGATAGAGAGATACCTCGAACTCGGAGGACGTCTACTGACTATAGGTTCTGACTCTCATAGAGCATATCAGGTGGGGAGCTACAATTCACAGGCCGTTTCTCTTCTATGTAAGCTTGGAGTTAAAGAGGTATTCTACTGTGAGAAAGGTAGTTACGTTTCCCACTCGATTGCGGAGGCGAGATGAGCGAAAGACAGTTCATGGGATTTTCAGGTGAGACTATTTCATTTCTCATGGATCTCGGGATGAACAACAACCGTTCCTGGATGGATAAAAACCGTGATCGGTATCGCGTGTGCTTGCTTGAACCCTTCAAGGCACTTGTAAGTGAACTTGCGCCCTTCATGGAAAGGCTTGATCCCTTTATGGAAGTGAGACCTCAGGTTGGAAAGACCATAAGCAGAATAAGTCGGGATGCAAGGCGCAACAAGGGAAAGCCTCCCTACAGAACCAATATGTGGTTCACTTTCAGGGTGCCAGGGCCCGACTGGAAGGACTCTCCCGGATACTTTTTTGAGCTCTTTCCCGACAGATACCGTTACGGTATGGGATTCTACTTCCCATCTCGAGAGACTATGAGTAAGATCCATGAAGAAATAGCGAAGAATCCATCGAGGTTTACAGAAAAGACTCGTATTCTGAGAGAGAGCGATTTCTCGGTTTTCGGAGAGAAGTACAAGAGAAGACGGAAGAGAGAAGGAGTGTCCGAAGAGCTGCTCGAATGGTTTCAATATAGAGACTTCTACATCGCTGCCAACCGGGAGATAGACGACATTCTAATGACTTCAGCCTTAGTTGATCATCTGAAGATAAAATTCTCTTCACTTTCGGAGCTGTACGAATACTTCTGGGAGCTTAAGATGAAAGCAAGCGAGGATTAGCAGTCGGTAAATGGATCTACAGGTTTTTACAGAGGTGATCAGAGATCCTTTTTGACGCAATACCATAGAGCTGCTAGAATGGTTTCAATATAGAGACTTCTACATCGCTGCCAACCGGGAGATAGACGACACTCTAATGACTTCAGCGTTAGTTGATCATCTGAAGATAAAATTCTCTTCACTTTCGGAGCTGTACGAATACTTCTGGGAGCTCAAGATGAAAGCAAGCGAGGATTAGCAGTCGGTAAATGGATCTACAGGTTTTTACAGAGGTGATCAGAGATCCTTTTTGACGCGGTACCATCTCCGAACGGATTTCTTGCCTTCGCCATACGCTCATATTCCCGTGAATCGCTGAGAAGTCTCATTGTCTCCATGAAGACGGCTTCTCTACTTGTTCCTACAAGCTTGGCAGTACCTGCTTCGATCGCTTCTGGTCTCTCCGTCGTGCGCCTCAGTACCAATGTCGGCTTTCCAAGAGCAGGGGCCTCTTCCTGGATTCCGCCAGAGTCCGTGAGTATGAGCTTTGATTTCTCCATCAAAGAAATGAAGGGAAGGTAATCGAGCGGATCAGTCAAGACTACCCTGTCGTGTTCTTCAAGCTCCGGATAGACGACTTCTCTGACGGCAGGATTGAGATGAACCGGAAAGACAACTTTCATCCGGGGGAACTCGTTGAGGACATCCTTTATTGCTTTCATAACTTCCTGCATCGGTCTTCCCCAGTTTTCCCTTCTGTGCATGGTTACTAGAATGTAGTCATCACCCTCCACACCAAGCGCTTCTCTGAAGCTCGAAGTAAGCCTGGACTTGTTGCTTGTTACCCACAGCAGGGCATCGATGACAGTATTGCCTGTAACAAGCATGTTTTCTTCAGGCACTCCTTCTTTAAGCAGGTTAAGCTTTGATTTCTCAGTTGGAGGATAGTGGTACGTTGAAATGACTCCGTTGAGCCTTCTGTTGACTTCTTCAGGAAAGGGATCGTAAACGTTGGCGGTCCTCAGCCCCGCTTCAACATGACCAACTGGGATCTTATGATAGAAAGATACCAGAGCGCCCGTGAAAGTAGATGTGGTATCACCCTGAACGAGCGTTGCATCAAACTTGTTCTGCAAATATATCTCGTCGAGTTTTTCGATCAGTCTGGAAGTAAGGCCCGAAAGAGACTGCCTTTGTTGCATGATATTCAGATCAAAGTCGGGTTCTATGCCGAAGAGTGAGAGAACCTGATCGAGCATCTCTCTGTGCTGGGCCGTAGCAATTACAACAGGCCTAAGAGAGGAATTCTTCAGCGCCAGATAGACAGGAGCCATCTTCACTGCCTCCGGTCTGGTTCCGAATATCAGAGCTACCTTTTTCATATTTAGCAGCCTTGGGGCTTTCCCTCCTTAGGATCATTCGTAATAGCCATGCTCAGTATATCATAGTTATCAACTTCGCTCGTGACTGGACATCTGAGACTTCTCTCCTATCCAATCCTTCGACCATGTATTATAATCTTCTCTGGAGGTTTCTATGACGGCTAGCACGGTCAGAAGCACGGCTCTTTTTGCAATAGCAACGTTGTTATCAAGAATTACGGGTCTCGTCAGAGACTCCCTTTTTGCCAGCTATTTCGGCACGTCGGCTCAGTACGACGCATATTTAGTTGCGATCATGATTCCCTTCTTTCTCAGAAAGATCTTTGCAGATGGAGCGATGACGATGGCTTTCGTTCCAGTATTCAACGAGAAGCTGAAGAGCTCGAGAGAGAGAGCTTTTATGTTCGCTTCTACCGTTCTCATATTCGTAGTTATTGTCTCGGGCTCGATTTCAGCAGCGGGAAGCTTATTCTCTGACGGGGTTGCCTCAGCCTTTGCCGGAGGCTTCGATCAATCAGCACTTGAACTGACCTCTCAACTTATAAGGATCTCCTTTCCGTTTATTGTACTAGTATCTCTTTGGGCAGTCTACTGCGGTGTTCTCAACAGTCTCGATGCCTTTTTCATTGCGGCAGTCTCACCAATGTTCATAAATCTCTCGACGATCGCTGGAATTTTGCTTTCAGGAAGGTTCTCAACTCCAATTGTCGGTCCTACAATCGGATTTCTTGTCGGAGGAGTCATCCAGCTCGGCGTGGTCGCTCTCTCCGCAAGATCAAGGGGCTTTGTCTTCAGGCCGGGCTACAACAAAAGCGATGTCAGGGAGTTCCTGCTCCTGTTCCTTTTTTCTGCGATTTCCCCGGCGATCAACGAAATCAACTCCTTTGTCGATATTAGAGTGTCAACTGAGCTTGGGAGGGGAGCCGTATCGAGTCTTGGATACGCCCAGCGGCTCTATCAGCTTCCTCTAGGCGTCTTCGCAATCGCGGTGGCCACGGTAGCGCTTCCGAAACTTTCAAAACTTACCGGAGAAGGTTCTAAGGAGAAATTCAGGAGTTCTCTATGGGACGCGTTAACCGTTCTCGCCTTTTTGATTATCCCCTCAACACTGGGACTTCTTGTTCTCGGCGAAGGGATTGTCCGTATTCTGTTTGAGAGAGGTTCGTTCACTCCTGCAGATACGGCCTTAACCACAACCCTCCTTTACGGGTACACTCTGGGACTACCTTTCTATGGATCTTACGGTGTTCTATCAAGGGCATATTATGCAAGGAAGAGCCCCAGGACGCCCACAATAATCTCTGCGATCATGGTTGGTGTGAATGTGGTTCTCGATATATTGCTCGGTTTTACAATAGGACCTTTGGGTGTGGCATTAGCGACAAGTATTGCGGGAATTGTCGGTACAGTCATCGTATCGGCAGCACTCCTCAGATGGACCGGATATGAAAAGGCGAAGGTTACGGCCATGCTGAAAATCATCGTTGCTTCTCTTGTCATGTCCGGACTAATGTTTTTTGGGAAGGCAGTCTTTGGAACGGGATCTATTTCAACGTTGATAACTCTGACTGCAGGGACCGCAGTGTACTTTCTATTTATAAGAATTCTCGGGCTTGGTAACTTAATGAAATTCAAGAATCTGCTGAGAGGAAGAGAAAGTTAGTCTCTAGATCTCCTGGAGCTGGATGGGAACATACTCCATCCTTTCACAGTAGAAGATCTCTTCTACGCCAATCTCCTTTAGCAAAGAGACGGCGTCGTGTATGTAGCTGCCAACGTCTTCCTTGCGGTGAGAATCCGACCCGGCAGTTATGACCCTTCCCCCAAGAGAAACATACCTCTCCACGATCCAGCGCTGCGGGCTCGGTTCTTTGTACGGGTACCGCCAGCCGGATGTGTTAATCTCTATTCCGATTCCAACTCGAATAAGCCTTTTCAGTAATTCGTCCAGAAGAATTCGATTATCAAGAGGTCTATGACCTGGAATATACCTTCTCAGAAAATCTATGTGACCGAAGAAGCCTGGCCTCTCTATTTCCGAAATCGCCTCGATAGCCTCTTCCAGGTAGAGCGTCCAAAGGTTCTCTACCGAAAGATCAATTACTCCCGGTACTCCATGTACCGAATAGATGAAGTAATCGAAGTCTCCATCAGGCGGTATCTTAGCGCATGACTGGAGACCTACTTCAAGTCCGGATAGAACCTTTATGTTCGACTTCTCTTTTAGGCTGGAGAGACTCTCCAGATAGCCCTCCGGATCCTTGAGCCTGAAGCTGAATGGGAAAGAAGAGTCGAGATCGTCATGATCGGAGATGCCTATCACTTTCAAGCCTTTTCGAGTGGCTTCTTTCACGATCTCTTCTATAGGCGTGGCGCTGTCTGGAGAAAACAAGCTATGATTGTGAAGATCTATCGGCAATTCTCAGTCACCGTCACTTAGAAGCTTCTCAAGTTCTGCCTTCAATGTCTTTTCGATCTTCCCTCT
This region includes:
- a CDS encoding PHP domain-containing protein, which encodes MIDIHNHTIFSDGRNTVEEVIQSASLKGLHVVGISDHFDPYVSQEVCLQPEETGGYLKEIKSFEGKFPIKILAGLELGLQSQGILLPFEEMDFFIYSVHTVPGRPDLKTLEDPWDIYLREATLAVDLIEKPGFLGHLDFLRRHIPYAKPPRSGPQMDQLLMKLVSCHVGLEVNTSGWMYGIGDPTPQSWVIERYLELGGRLLTIGSDSHRAYQVGSYNSQAVSLLCKLGVKEVFYCEKGSYVSHSIAEAR
- a CDS encoding DUF2461 domain-containing protein, encoding MSERQFMGFSGETISFLMDLGMNNNRSWMDKNRDRYRVCLLEPFKALVSELAPFMERLDPFMEVRPQVGKTISRISRDARRNKGKPPYRTNMWFTFRVPGPDWKDSPGYFFELFPDRYRYGMGFYFPSRETMSKIHEEIAKNPSRFTEKTRILRESDFSVFGEKYKRRRKREGVSEELLEWFQYRDFYIAANREIDDILMTSALVDHLKIKFSSLSELYEYFWELKMKASED
- the wecB gene encoding UDP-N-acetylglucosamine 2-epimerase (non-hydrolyzing), translated to MKKVALIFGTRPEAVKMAPVYLALKNSSLRPVVIATAQHREMLDQVLSLFGIEPDFDLNIMQQRQSLSGLTSRLIEKLDEIYLQNKFDATLVQGDTTSTFTGALVSFYHKIPVGHVEAGLRTANVYDPFPEEVNRRLNGVISTYHYPPTEKSKLNLLKEGVPEENMLVTGNTVIDALLWVTSNKSRLTSSFREALGVEGDDYILVTMHRRENWGRPMQEVMKAIKDVLNEFPRMKVVFPVHLNPAVREVVYPELEEHDRVVLTDPLDYLPFISLMEKSKLILTDSGGIQEEAPALGKPTLVLRRTTERPEAIEAGTAKLVGTSREAVFMETMRLLSDSREYERMAKARNPFGDGTASKRISDHLCKNL
- the murJ gene encoding murein biosynthesis integral membrane protein MurJ, whose amino-acid sequence is MTASTVRSTALFAIATLLSRITGLVRDSLFASYFGTSAQYDAYLVAIMIPFFLRKIFADGAMTMAFVPVFNEKLKSSRERAFMFASTVLIFVVIVSGSISAAGSLFSDGVASAFAGGFDQSALELTSQLIRISFPFIVLVSLWAVYCGVLNSLDAFFIAAVSPMFINLSTIAGILLSGRFSTPIVGPTIGFLVGGVIQLGVVALSARSRGFVFRPGYNKSDVREFLLLFLFSAISPAINEINSFVDIRVSTELGRGAVSSLGYAQRLYQLPLGVFAIAVATVALPKLSKLTGEGSKEKFRSSLWDALTVLAFLIIPSTLGLLVLGEGIVRILFERGSFTPADTALTTTLLYGYTLGLPFYGSYGVLSRAYYARKSPRTPTIISAIMVGVNVVLDILLGFTIGPLGVALATSIAGIVGTVIVSAALLRWTGYEKAKVTAMLKIIVASLVMSGLMFFGKAVFGTGSISTLITLTAGTAVYFLFIRILGLGNLMKFKNLLRGRES
- a CDS encoding histidinol-phosphatase HisJ family protein; the encoded protein is MPIDLHNHSLFSPDSATPIEEIVKEATRKGLKVIGISDHDDLDSSFPFSFRLKDPEGYLESLSSLKEKSNIKVLSGLEVGLQSCAKIPPDGDFDYFIYSVHGVPGVIDLSVENLWTLYLEEAIEAISEIERPGFFGHIDFLRRYIPGHRPLDNRILLDELLKRLIRVGIGIEINTSGWRYPYKEPSPQRWIVERYVSLGGRVITAGSDSHRKEDVGSYIHDAVSLLKEIGVEEIFYCERMEYVPIQLQEI